From Aspergillus fumigatus Af293 chromosome 3, whole genome shotgun sequence, a single genomic window includes:
- a CDS encoding transketolase family protein, with translation MTQQLEEKKKIDLALRTIRCLILDLCQQYKGGHPGGAMGMTAIGIALWKYCMRYVPTNPNFFNRDRFVLSNGHTCLFQYTFLHLTGYKAMTMDQLKSYHSEREDSLCPGHPEIEIDGVEVTTGPLGQGVANAVGLAMATKHLGAVYNRPGFSLVDNTTWCMVGDACLQEGVALESIQLAGHWRLNNLVIIYDNNQVTCDGSVDICNSEDINAKMRACGWDVIDVEDGCYDVEGITAALMRARSSKEKPTFINVRTVIGVESKFAGDAKAHGAAFGEDEVANIKRKLGLNPDEHFAVPDEVYQFFSDAGGRGRALEESWNQLLLNYSTEHPEMYEEFRLRMLGRMTQDWTKLIPSKEEFPASPTASRKSAGLCCNPLAAKLENIMVGTADLTPSVNMACKGKVDFQHPELKTTCGLNGNYTGRYIHWGIREHAMASISNGLAAFNKGTILPITSSFFMFYISKQWWLTLSKYAAPGIRMAALQGLQQIHIATHDSIGTGEDGPTHQPIALAALYRAMPNLLYIRPCDSEETAGAFIAAMQATSTPTIISLSRQNLEQYPKFSSREGVQRGAYVFIEDEQAQVTLIGVGAEMVFAVRTRQVLRDRFNIRSRIVSFPCQRLFAQQSQEYRREVLKYRSGIPRVVIEAYAVTGWERYADAGFTMSTFGHSLPGAAAYKYFGFDEHVIAPEVAKLVDEVQRDGIESLRGDFRDLNPVRR, from the exons ATGACGCAACAActtgaagagaaaaagaagattgATCTCGCATTGCGAACAATCCGATGCCTGATCTTAGACCTTTGCCAACAGTACAAGGGCGGGCACCCGGG GGGCGCCATGGGAATGACTGCGATTGGCATTGCATTGTGGAAGTATTGCATGAGATACGTCCCAACGAACCCCAACTTCTTCAACCGGGATCGCTTTGTGCTCTCCAACGGCCACACTTGCCTCTTTCAGTACACCTTCCTACATCTGACGGGCTACAAGGCCATGACGATGGACCAGTTAAAATCGTACCACTCTGAGCGGGAAGATTCCTTGTGCCCAGGCCACCCGGAAATTGAAATTGACGGAGTTGAAGTGACCACAGGCCCCCTGGGCCAAGGTGTCGCAAACGCGGTGGGCCTGGCCATGGCAACGAAGCATCTCGGTGCTGTCTACAACAGACCGGGATTCTCACTTGTGGACAATACGACATGGTGCATGGTCGGTGACGCCTGCCTGCAGGAAGGCGTTGCATTGGAGTCAATCCAGCTCGCTGGCCACTGGAGACTCAACAATTTGGTCATCATCTACGATAACAACCAG GTGACGTGTGATGGCAGTGTGGACATCTGCAACTCCGAGGACATCAACGCCAAGATGAGAGCATGTGGCTGGGATGTGATCGATGTTGAAGATGGCTGTTATGATGTAGAAGGGATCACTGCTGCCCTCATGCGTGCTCGCTCCAGCAAAGAGAAACCGACCTTTATCAACGTACGTACCGTGATTGGCGTCGAGAGCAAATTCGCCGGCGACGCCAAGGCGCACGGTGCCGCCTTCGGCGAGGACGAGGTCGCGAACATCAAGCGGAAACTTGGATTGAACCCAGATGAGCATTTCGCTGTCCCTGACGAGGTATATCAGTTTTTCAGTGACGCTGGGGGAAGAGGCCGAGCCCTGGAGGAGAGCTGGAATCAGCTCCTACTCAATTACTCGACGGAGCACCCGGAGATGTACGAGGAGTTCAGGTTGAGAATGCTCGGAAGGATGACACAGGACTGGACAAAGCTCATCCCGTCAAAAGAAGAATTCCCCGCGTCTCCAACAGCCTCCAGAAAGTCTGCCGGCCTCTGTTGCAATCCCCTGGCGGCGAAGCTCGAGAACATCATGGTGGGCACTGCCGATCTGACTCCTTCGGTAAACATGGCATGTAAGGGCAAGGTCGATTTCCAGCAT CCGGAGCTCAAGACCACTTGTGGCCTAAATGGCAACTACACTGGGCGATATATCCACTGGGGTATTCGGGAACATGCCATGGCTTCAATCTCAAACGGACTAGCAGCCTTCAACAAAGGAACTATCCTGCCCATAACCTCCAGTTTCTTTATGTTCTACATT TCCAAGCAGTGGTGGCTAACACTGAGCAAGTATGCGGCCCCGGGTATCCGAATGGCGGCACTTCAGGGcctgcagcagatccatATCGCGACTCACGACTCGATTGGCACCGGCGAGGATGGGCCGACGCACCAGCCCATTGCATTGGCAGCGCTGTACCGTGCAATGCCAAATCTTCTCTACATACGGCCCTGTGATAGTGAAGAGACGGCTGGGGCGTTTATCGCAGCAATGCAAGCAACATCCACCCCGACAATCATCTCGCTGTCCCGGCAGAACTTGGAGCAATACCCGAAATTTTCCTCGCGAGAAGGGGTCCAGCGGGGTGCATATGTTTTCATCGAAGATGAGCAGGCTCAAGTTACGTTGATTGGTGTAGGTGCTGAGATGGTCTTTGCAGTCCGTACGCGACAGGTGCTGCGGGACCGTTTTAACATCAGATCTCGCATTGTGAGTTTCCCATGTCAGCGTCTTTTTGCACAGCAGAGCCAAGAATACAGGAGGGAGGTCTTGAAATATCGGTCAGGAATCCCCCGTGTCGTTATTGAGGCATATGCGGTCACCGGGTGGGAGAGATACGCCGATGCGGGCTTCACAATGAGCACATTTGGACATTCCCTACCTGGTGCTGCAGCATATAAGTACTTTGGATTCGACGAGCATGTGATTGCACCAGAGGTGGCAAAGCTCGTGGACGAGGTTCAGCGGGACGGCATCGAAAGCTTGCGAGGTGACTTCAGGGACTTGAATCCGGTGCGCCGTTAG